From a single Georhizobium profundi genomic region:
- a CDS encoding MarR family winged helix-turn-helix transcriptional regulator → MIFIGQRVLLRLDACQQGSRMSRMTKSRSTGTVLPLETSLGYQIRATHRLFQRYLQGKIEPFGVSLGMWYFLRVLWEEDGLTQRELSQRVGTMEPTTLTALRSMERSGFIRRERNADDGRKINVFLTEEGRALQRKLLPLAREVVEDAASTLTSSDKEAMLGLLAKVQLNLSAKIDR, encoded by the coding sequence TTGATCTTCATCGGCCAGCGGGTATTGCTGCGCCTGGACGCCTGCCAGCAAGGATCGAGGATGAGCCGCATGACCAAAAGCCGATCGACCGGGACCGTGCTGCCGTTGGAGACGAGCCTGGGCTATCAGATTCGGGCGACCCACCGGCTGTTCCAGCGCTATCTACAGGGCAAGATCGAACCTTTCGGCGTCTCTCTTGGCATGTGGTATTTCCTGCGCGTGCTTTGGGAAGAGGATGGCTTGACCCAGCGCGAGCTTTCGCAGCGTGTCGGAACCATGGAGCCGACGACATTGACGGCTCTGAGATCCATGGAACGCAGCGGCTTCATTCGCCGTGAGCGCAACGCCGACGACGGGCGCAAGATCAATGTCTTTCTCACCGAAGAAGGCCGGGCGCTGCAAAGGAAGCTGCTGCCGCTCGCTCGCGAAGTCGTCGAGGACGCCGCCTCCACGCTGACGAGCAGTGACAAAGAGGCGATGCTGGGACTGCTCGCGAAGGTGCAGTTGAACCTTTCGGCGAAGATCGACCGCTAA
- a CDS encoding ABC transporter substrate-binding protein gives MTDLKLSLAMGDYDRTRPIADGRVKIDGVDPTCMLLSPEEMFFRAFRHQAFDVSELSLSSYSISVARGDPHYVAIPVFLSRAFRHTSVYIRTDKGIEKPADLKGKRIGIAEYQLSANVWVRGILEDAYGVKPSDICWVRGGMNTPGRPEKIKVDLPVDVRIEAAPEGATLNQMLIDGTIDGFIGPRAPMCFDEGFDKVDRLFPDTCAAEEWYRETRVFPIMHVLGMRRSLSDAQPFLPGALLKAFTEAKAMAQKALSDTSATKVTMPFVEDNLRRAGTLMGSDIWTYGLNGNRQTLATFLDYHYRQGLSPRKVEVEELFHPATLEAYSL, from the coding sequence ATGACCGACCTTAAACTATCGCTCGCCATGGGCGACTACGACCGCACGCGACCGATCGCCGATGGACGCGTGAAGATCGACGGCGTCGATCCCACCTGCATGCTGCTTTCGCCTGAAGAAATGTTCTTCCGGGCTTTCCGCCACCAAGCCTTCGACGTCAGCGAGTTGTCGCTGTCTTCCTATTCCATATCGGTTGCTCGTGGTGATCCGCACTACGTGGCGATCCCGGTCTTCCTTTCACGCGCATTCCGGCACACCTCAGTGTACATACGCACCGACAAGGGCATCGAGAAGCCGGCAGACCTCAAGGGCAAGAGGATCGGCATCGCCGAATACCAGCTTTCCGCGAATGTCTGGGTGCGCGGCATCCTGGAGGATGCCTATGGCGTGAAGCCGTCCGACATCTGCTGGGTGCGCGGCGGTATGAACACGCCGGGAAGACCCGAGAAGATCAAAGTCGATCTGCCGGTCGACGTCCGGATCGAGGCTGCGCCCGAAGGAGCCACCCTCAACCAGATGCTGATCGACGGCACCATCGACGGCTTTATCGGCCCGCGTGCGCCGATGTGTTTCGACGAGGGTTTCGACAAGGTCGACAGGCTGTTTCCCGACACTTGCGCGGCCGAAGAATGGTACCGCGAAACGCGCGTTTTTCCGATCATGCATGTTCTGGGCATGCGTCGCTCTCTCTCAGACGCCCAGCCGTTTCTTCCAGGGGCATTGCTGAAAGCCTTCACGGAAGCAAAGGCCATGGCCCAGAAAGCGCTGTCCGATACATCGGCGACCAAGGTGACGATGCCTTTCGTGGAAGACAATCTGCGCCGCGCCGGTACGCTTATGGGGTCCGATATTTGGACCTATGGCCTAAACGGCAACCGCCAGACGCTCGCCACCTTTCTCGACTATCATTACCGCCAGGGACTTTCCCCGCGGAAGGTTGAGGTCGAGGAGCTGTTCCACCCAGCCACGCTGGAAGCCTACAGCCTCTGA
- a CDS encoding Rieske 2Fe-2S domain-containing protein, which translates to MLTHEENELLTRVTGGAPMGRLMRQHWTPVCLTEEVTERDGTPLLVEVLGERYVAFRDTDGRLGLLDELCPHRRASLVFGRNEECGLRCLYHGWKMDVDGNVVAMSSEPEGSPLLNKVKHRAYPVKEWGGFVWAWLGEEDNVPEFDPPAFAPTEDTQVAIVKIRIPCNWAQIHEGQIDSAHSSSLHSSDMKPARVEGASADEQAWYRPSTDKSPRMQTQTTSYGFHYAAIRKPIKNAATHNYLRITEFIAPYMSLIPPNNNYNVASVIVPIDDETTAFHFVAWGGQKCPSTEEWRRFNHAQPGVDLDDKWRSRRTLENHFLQDRQAMKQGSFTGVPGIPNQDIIMWVSMGKIVNRTDDILGASDLAIVEFRRLMVDAARKVAEGGEAIGTQEPRTPHARIASREGVYPKTVDWRTLVDTSENREAAE; encoded by the coding sequence ATGCTTACGCATGAGGAAAACGAACTGCTGACGCGGGTAACCGGCGGTGCGCCGATGGGCAGGCTGATGCGCCAGCATTGGACTCCGGTCTGTCTGACTGAAGAGGTGACGGAGCGCGACGGCACACCGCTGCTCGTCGAGGTCCTCGGCGAGCGGTATGTGGCATTCCGCGACACCGACGGGCGCCTCGGCCTGCTCGACGAGCTGTGCCCGCATCGACGGGCCTCGCTGGTATTCGGCCGCAACGAGGAGTGCGGGCTGCGTTGTCTTTATCACGGATGGAAAATGGACGTTGACGGCAATGTGGTCGCCATGTCTTCCGAACCTGAAGGAAGTCCGCTGCTGAACAAGGTCAAGCATCGCGCCTATCCGGTGAAGGAATGGGGCGGCTTTGTCTGGGCCTGGCTCGGCGAAGAGGACAACGTGCCGGAGTTCGATCCGCCGGCCTTCGCGCCTACGGAAGACACGCAGGTCGCGATCGTCAAGATACGCATTCCCTGCAATTGGGCTCAAATCCATGAAGGCCAGATCGACAGCGCGCATTCGTCGTCGCTGCATTCATCCGACATGAAGCCCGCGCGCGTCGAAGGCGCTTCCGCTGACGAGCAGGCGTGGTATCGGCCCTCCACCGACAAATCGCCGCGCATGCAGACACAGACGACGAGCTACGGCTTCCACTACGCCGCGATCCGCAAGCCGATCAAGAACGCGGCCACACACAATTACCTGCGCATCACCGAGTTCATCGCGCCTTACATGTCGCTAATCCCGCCGAACAACAACTACAACGTCGCAAGCGTCATCGTTCCGATCGACGACGAGACGACGGCGTTTCACTTCGTCGCCTGGGGCGGTCAGAAGTGCCCTTCGACAGAGGAATGGCGGCGGTTCAACCATGCCCAACCGGGCGTCGATTTGGACGACAAGTGGAGGTCGCGGCGAACGCTGGAGAACCACTTCTTGCAGGATCGCCAGGCAATGAAACAAGGTAGCTTTACCGGCGTACCGGGTATTCCCAACCAGGACATCATCATGTGGGTGTCGATGGGCAAGATCGTCAATCGCACCGATGACATTCTCGGCGCTTCCGATCTCGCGATCGTGGAATTTCGGCGTCTGATGGTGGATGCAGCGCGCAAGGTCGCAGAGGGCGGCGAGGCGATCGGCACGCAAGAGCCGCGCACTCCGCATGCCCGCATCGCATCGCGCGAAGGCGTGTACCCGAAGACGGTCGACTGGCGGACGCTGGTCGACACGTCGGAAAACCGTGAAGCAGCCGAGTAA
- a CDS encoding DMT family transporter: protein MIGALFALFGAFAFALANVAIAKGAHEGEKNNGAFLSIVMTSVLSGSLWLLLGPALPTMDGQFLTGLGFFAASGMLATVIGRLTLFRSVILAGAINAGLFRRLIPIFATLFAFIILGETIGWLAGAGMAIILASLMGVMTVRGATGGRWDDAEKRSRALGRGRMFGALSAASYGASYSARKLGMSAIPDPMLGTFIGALTGIAWYAGGSVVSRNYRNVVATSLRGMGKWQFIAASSMSFGQMAQFFALLHADVAVVAIIGSLEVFLGIYLAAYVFRTEGPPEGRIIVASLVATIGVVLVALP, encoded by the coding sequence ATGATTGGTGCTCTCTTCGCCCTTTTCGGTGCTTTTGCCTTTGCGCTCGCCAATGTCGCTATCGCCAAGGGCGCGCATGAGGGCGAAAAGAATAACGGCGCCTTTCTCTCCATCGTGATGACATCTGTTTTGTCCGGCAGCCTCTGGCTTCTGCTCGGTCCGGCGCTGCCGACAATGGACGGGCAGTTTCTGACCGGCCTTGGTTTCTTTGCAGCGAGCGGCATGCTGGCGACCGTCATCGGACGATTGACGCTTTTCCGTTCCGTCATCCTCGCCGGAGCGATCAATGCCGGGCTGTTTCGACGGCTGATTCCGATCTTCGCAACGCTCTTCGCCTTCATCATTCTCGGCGAGACGATCGGCTGGCTGGCAGGCGCCGGCATGGCGATCATTCTCGCCAGCCTCATGGGGGTCATGACCGTGCGTGGTGCAACTGGCGGGAGATGGGACGATGCCGAAAAGAGGTCTCGCGCGCTCGGCCGCGGCCGGATGTTCGGCGCATTGTCGGCTGCGTCGTACGGTGCTTCCTACAGTGCGCGTAAGCTCGGCATGTCGGCAATCCCGGATCCGATGCTGGGTACCTTCATCGGCGCCTTGACGGGTATCGCTTGGTACGCCGGCGGCAGCGTGGTCAGCCGCAACTACAGAAACGTCGTCGCAACGTCGCTCCGCGGCATGGGGAAGTGGCAATTCATCGCCGCGTCGTCGATGTCGTTCGGGCAGATGGCACAGTTCTTCGCGCTTCTCCATGCCGACGTCGCCGTCGTCGCGATCATCGGATCGCTCGAGGTCTTCCTCGGCATTTACTTGGCGGCCTATGTGTTCCGGACCGAGGGGCCGCCCGAAGGTCGGATCATCGTCGCCTCGTTGGTTGCCACGATCGGTGTCGTCCTCGTCGCTTTGCCGTGA
- a CDS encoding Gfo/Idh/MocA family protein, producing MTSEPIRLGVVGLGRAFMLMLPTFRADQRIELVAAAAPREASRQAFENEFGGRAYETIEELCADPVVEAIYVATPHQMHRDHVIAAARAGKHVLVDKPLAISLEDGAAMVKACRDAGVHLIVGPSHSFDGPVVQAKRLIDEGAIGGVRMINAWNFTDFLYRPRRPEELDTSQGGGVVFSQGVHQIDIVRLLAGGRGRSVTAMTGKWDARRPTEGAYSALMTFEGGAFAAFTYSGYAHFDSDEWMDWTGELGHRKDPAQYGGARRALAKVASAQEEAALKTARTFGTGSEPPVADHHEHFGPIIICGDRGDLRLTPQGVHVYGDEERTFHSAAPVAVPRAEVADALFDAVRGDRPPAQTGAWGLASLEVCHAILQSAETGLPVDLRHQVSVTGEEGRDDRP from the coding sequence TTGACCTCTGAACCGATCCGCCTTGGTGTCGTCGGGCTCGGCCGTGCCTTCATGCTCATGCTGCCGACGTTTCGTGCCGATCAGCGCATTGAACTTGTTGCAGCAGCTGCACCGCGCGAGGCATCGAGGCAAGCTTTCGAGAACGAGTTCGGCGGCCGCGCCTATGAAACGATCGAAGAGCTGTGCGCCGATCCCGTTGTAGAAGCGATCTACGTGGCGACGCCGCATCAGATGCATCGCGATCATGTCATCGCCGCCGCTCGCGCCGGCAAACATGTTCTGGTCGACAAGCCGCTCGCCATCTCGCTGGAAGACGGCGCGGCGATGGTAAAGGCCTGCCGCGACGCCGGTGTTCATCTGATCGTTGGTCCAAGCCACAGTTTCGATGGCCCCGTCGTGCAGGCCAAGCGCCTGATCGACGAAGGCGCGATCGGCGGGGTGCGCATGATCAACGCATGGAACTTCACCGACTTCCTCTACCGTCCGCGACGGCCGGAAGAACTCGATACCAGCCAAGGCGGTGGCGTCGTGTTCTCGCAGGGCGTTCATCAGATCGATATCGTTCGGCTTCTGGCTGGGGGACGCGGGAGAAGCGTCACGGCCATGACCGGAAAATGGGATGCCCGGCGGCCGACCGAAGGCGCCTATTCGGCGCTGATGACTTTCGAAGGCGGCGCCTTCGCCGCGTTCACCTATTCCGGATATGCCCATTTCGACAGCGATGAATGGATGGATTGGACCGGAGAGTTGGGTCACCGCAAGGACCCCGCCCAATATGGTGGCGCCAGACGCGCGCTCGCGAAGGTTGCTTCCGCTCAGGAAGAGGCAGCGCTTAAAACGGCGAGGACATTCGGCACCGGTTCGGAGCCACCCGTGGCGGACCATCACGAGCATTTCGGCCCCATCATCATATGCGGCGATCGGGGGGATTTGCGTCTGACGCCACAGGGCGTTCATGTCTATGGCGACGAGGAACGCACGTTCCACTCGGCAGCGCCGGTCGCCGTACCGCGCGCCGAGGTCGCCGATGCGTTGTTCGACGCTGTTCGCGGCGACCGTCCGCCGGCTCAAACCGGCGCTTGGGGGCTAGCCAGCCTGGAAGTCTGCCACGCCATCTTGCAATCGGCGGAGACCGGACTGCCGGTCGACCTGCGCCATCAAGTTTCAGTTACAGGGGAAGAGGGACGAGATGACCGACCTTAA
- a CDS encoding DMT family transporter, with amino-acid sequence MAVAPSDKPRPAIYIFAVMPPLFWAGNFLVARLFHEEIPPFQMSFWRWLLALAIIVPFSLRALVASRPIIRQELGFLFLLGGIGIAAFNCFIYVALQHTSVVNAALINSLMPVVTFLLALIFIGDGLAPRQIVGVAVCVAGALFIVLRGQISNLGALVINVGDILVLAGLTFWALYTVLIRWRRTALPTSVFLTVTIAFGVIIHLPFVIWEVGQRGTFSANGANIAALVYLAIFPSLLAYIFWNRAVAALGPGKTGLFMYLMPIFSTVLAVLLLGETFRSYHLVGMLLIFMGIALVTRPAPPVLAMR; translated from the coding sequence ATGGCGGTCGCGCCCTCGGACAAACCACGACCCGCGATCTATATCTTCGCCGTGATGCCACCGCTTTTCTGGGCGGGGAATTTTCTGGTGGCCCGCCTCTTTCACGAGGAGATACCACCATTCCAGATGTCGTTCTGGCGCTGGCTGCTCGCGCTGGCAATCATTGTGCCGTTCTCGCTGCGGGCATTGGTCGCTTCGCGACCGATCATACGACAAGAGCTCGGCTTCCTCTTCCTTCTGGGCGGCATCGGGATCGCGGCGTTTAACTGCTTCATATACGTCGCATTGCAACACACCAGCGTCGTCAATGCCGCGCTGATCAATTCGCTGATGCCGGTAGTGACCTTTCTGCTGGCATTGATCTTCATCGGGGACGGGCTTGCACCGCGCCAGATCGTCGGTGTGGCGGTGTGCGTTGCCGGCGCGCTCTTCATCGTGCTGCGCGGGCAAATATCCAATCTCGGGGCTCTGGTCATCAATGTCGGCGACATTCTGGTTCTTGCGGGCCTGACCTTTTGGGCGCTCTACACGGTGTTGATCCGCTGGCGCAGAACGGCCCTGCCGACGAGCGTTTTCCTGACAGTGACCATTGCCTTTGGCGTGATCATCCATTTGCCGTTCGTGATCTGGGAAGTCGGCCAGCGCGGGACCTTCTCGGCAAACGGGGCGAACATAGCAGCCCTCGTTTATCTCGCCATATTTCCATCGCTGCTCGCCTACATTTTCTGGAACCGCGCAGTCGCTGCGCTCGGTCCGGGCAAAACAGGTCTTTTCATGTACCTGATGCCCATCTTCTCCACGGTGCTCGCAGTGCTTTTGCTCGGTGAAACTTTCCGGTCCTACCACCTCGTCGGCATGCTGCTGATCTTCATGGGGATTGCACTCGTCACCCGCCCAGCGCCTCCGGTCTTGGCGATGCGCTGA
- a CDS encoding PDR/VanB family oxidoreductase translates to MHVDAQIGTALTIGSPENDFPLKEAPRYLLIAGGIGVTPIYAMATELAEKGKDFQIIYCTRSADETAYLEEMRSAFGNRLQIHHDDGDPEKIYDFWDHFEEARNMHVYCCGPQPLMEEIKAISGHWPEGRVNFEDFKPVEIVRADDLPFEVELAKSGKTVTVPADRSILEAVRDAGIPTVSSCESGTCGTCKCGLVAGDPDHRDMVLMDDEKDDYIMICVSRAKDGNLVLDL, encoded by the coding sequence ATGCACGTAGATGCCCAGATAGGCACCGCCCTTACCATCGGATCGCCCGAGAACGATTTCCCGCTCAAAGAAGCGCCGCGCTATCTGCTGATTGCGGGAGGCATAGGCGTCACCCCGATCTATGCGATGGCGACGGAGCTTGCGGAGAAGGGCAAGGACTTCCAGATCATCTATTGCACGCGAAGTGCCGACGAGACCGCCTATCTCGAAGAGATGCGCTCAGCTTTCGGCAATCGCCTCCAAATCCATCATGACGACGGCGATCCGGAGAAGATCTACGATTTCTGGGATCATTTCGAGGAGGCCCGCAACATGCATGTCTATTGCTGCGGGCCCCAGCCCCTCATGGAAGAGATCAAGGCCATCTCCGGCCACTGGCCTGAAGGGCGGGTGAACTTCGAGGACTTCAAGCCGGTCGAGATTGTACGCGCCGACGATCTGCCATTTGAGGTCGAACTGGCCAAAAGCGGTAAGACGGTCACGGTTCCTGCGGATCGGTCGATCCTTGAAGCCGTGCGCGACGCCGGCATTCCTACCGTCAGCTCCTGCGAAAGTGGAACGTGCGGCACCTGCAAATGCGGGTTGGTCGCCGGCGATCCCGATCATCGCGACATGGTTCTGATGGACGACGAAAAGGACGACTACATCATGATCTGCGTGTCGCGGGCAAAAGACGGGAACCTCGTTCTTGACCTCTGA
- a CDS encoding TRAP transporter permease, whose product MIGRLFDTGRRRQFDGAFRFWLFAASAVFATGVVYANIFALPDALLIGILFVCGIYSLLFLAVGASRHSPAIPSVFDWVLSAASVACGIYFFMIRGYLANHITLLNPLGADQLFFGAVLLALTLEATRRTTGPGLTIVVLVFLAYNLYGHVLPPPFGHGYIDFGSFIDTLMYTTDGVFGVPIQVAASYVFLFVMFGALLSKAGGADFMFQLAAALTGKSPGGPAKIAVVSSGMYGMISGSPTSDVATTGAVTIPIMKRLGYSARFAGAVEVAASTGGSAMPPVMGSAAFILAEYTGIDYRDVVIAALIPALLYYLAVYLQVHFRAVRQGLRGIDQADPILETLKSGWVFVLPLAVIVWALLVGYTPTYVAVYATVALVIASFFTRRTRMTPRGVMEGLGETTLRMLPVAGACAAAGLVIGGLTMTGLAMKASNIVMLVAGSGTLPLLLFGAAIAILLGMGMPTPSAYILGAVLVGPAFVAADIPVLPANMFLLYYAVLSALTPPIAVAAFAAAAIADEDALKIAVTSVKLAAFGFIVPFFFVWNEALLWQGAGLNIAIAALGGVVAVVILALALESEMAHWLRLLCFVAAGAAMAPYLELSVPIIVGAAVLGVIWWRRGTLPLIRTPGEIAVRSDS is encoded by the coding sequence ATGATTGGCCGACTGTTCGACACCGGGAGGCGCCGCCAATTCGACGGCGCCTTCCGGTTCTGGCTCTTTGCGGCCTCGGCGGTGTTTGCTACTGGGGTCGTTTACGCAAACATTTTTGCGCTACCCGATGCGCTCCTTATCGGGATCTTGTTCGTCTGTGGGATCTATTCGCTGCTTTTCCTGGCGGTCGGCGCGTCGCGGCACTCGCCCGCCATACCAAGCGTGTTCGACTGGGTTCTGTCGGCCGCGAGCGTCGCATGCGGCATCTATTTCTTCATGATCCGCGGTTACCTTGCCAACCACATCACGCTGCTGAACCCGCTTGGCGCGGACCAGCTGTTCTTCGGTGCTGTACTGCTCGCCCTGACGCTCGAGGCGACCCGTCGAACGACTGGACCGGGATTGACGATCGTCGTTCTCGTCTTCCTGGCCTACAATCTCTACGGGCACGTTCTGCCGCCGCCTTTCGGCCACGGCTATATCGATTTCGGCTCGTTTATCGATACGCTCATGTACACGACCGACGGCGTTTTCGGCGTCCCGATCCAGGTCGCGGCGAGCTATGTCTTCCTCTTCGTCATGTTCGGCGCGTTGCTGTCCAAGGCAGGCGGTGCAGATTTTATGTTCCAGCTCGCGGCTGCGCTCACGGGCAAATCTCCCGGCGGCCCTGCCAAGATTGCGGTCGTTTCATCCGGAATGTACGGCATGATCTCGGGAAGCCCGACGTCGGATGTCGCGACGACCGGAGCGGTGACGATTCCGATCATGAAGCGCTTAGGTTATTCGGCGCGGTTCGCGGGTGCCGTCGAAGTTGCTGCTTCCACCGGCGGCTCCGCCATGCCGCCCGTGATGGGCTCGGCGGCTTTCATCCTTGCTGAGTATACGGGTATCGACTACCGAGACGTGGTTATCGCCGCATTGATCCCGGCGCTGCTTTACTATCTCGCCGTCTATCTCCAGGTGCATTTTCGCGCCGTTCGCCAGGGACTGCGCGGCATCGATCAAGCCGATCCCATCCTGGAAACGCTAAAGTCGGGCTGGGTCTTCGTTCTGCCGCTCGCCGTGATCGTCTGGGCCTTGCTGGTTGGCTATACGCCGACCTATGTCGCCGTTTACGCGACGGTCGCCCTGGTCATCGCTTCATTCTTCACGAGGCGGACGCGCATGACACCGCGCGGCGTCATGGAGGGTCTGGGCGAGACGACGTTGCGCATGCTACCCGTGGCTGGTGCCTGTGCCGCTGCGGGTCTCGTGATCGGCGGGCTGACGATGACCGGGCTGGCGATGAAGGCGTCCAATATCGTCATGCTGGTCGCTGGTTCGGGGACTCTTCCGCTCCTCTTGTTCGGCGCGGCGATTGCCATTCTGCTCGGCATGGGCATGCCCACGCCAAGCGCCTACATCCTCGGTGCGGTCCTGGTGGGGCCTGCGTTTGTCGCAGCGGATATCCCCGTGCTGCCGGCCAACATGTTCCTGCTCTACTACGCCGTCCTTTCTGCGCTGACCCCGCCCATCGCGGTCGCTGCCTTCGCCGCCGCGGCGATCGCCGACGAGGATGCGTTGAAAATCGCGGTGACGTCGGTAAAGCTTGCGGCATTCGGCTTCATCGTTCCGTTCTTCTTCGTTTGGAACGAGGCGTTGCTGTGGCAGGGGGCGGGCTTGAACATCGCGATTGCCGCGTTGGGGGGTGTCGTCGCGGTCGTCATCCTCGCGTTGGCGCTGGAGAGCGAAATGGCCCATTGGCTCCGTCTGCTGTGCTTTGTGGCGGCAGGCGCTGCCATGGCACCTTATCTGGAACTGTCGGTGCCGATCATTGTCGGCGCAGCTGTTCTCGGTGTCATCTGGTGGCGAAGAGGGACCTTGCCGCTCATCCGGACCCCGGGTGAAATCGCGGTTCGGTCCGACAGTTGA